One region of Pseudoalteromonas galatheae genomic DNA includes:
- the rdgC gene encoding recombination-associated protein RdgC, giving the protein MWFSNLICYKFKQDVTYAQEDFEKALEQDIFRPCGSQDMTTFGWTKAFGKHGQMLSHFSQDSILVCAKREEKVLPAAVVNEMVAEKIEQIEQQENRPVKKKEKDDIKENILATLLPQAFKKSSLQFAFIDQKSGWVIVNSASFNKAEELLALLRKSLGTLPVVPAFANYDLDLQLTHWLTEFSAPEGFAIGTDAELQEPDDNGAQVKLKQHDLSSDEIKTHLENGKRVTKLALDWRERVKFVLQNDGTLKRLSYAETLKDQNADIPKEDLAVKLDADFILVSEEIKELLEDLTKGLGDDESLES; this is encoded by the coding sequence ATGTGGTTCAGTAACTTAATCTGCTACAAATTCAAACAAGATGTAACTTACGCACAAGAAGATTTCGAAAAAGCACTCGAACAGGATATTTTTCGTCCTTGTGGTAGTCAAGACATGACCACTTTTGGCTGGACAAAAGCCTTCGGTAAACATGGTCAGATGCTTTCACATTTTTCTCAAGACAGTATCTTAGTTTGTGCTAAGCGTGAAGAAAAGGTGCTTCCTGCAGCCGTAGTCAATGAAATGGTCGCCGAAAAAATTGAGCAAATAGAGCAGCAAGAAAACCGTCCAGTAAAGAAAAAAGAAAAAGACGATATTAAAGAGAATATCCTAGCGACTTTATTACCTCAAGCGTTCAAAAAATCGAGCCTACAATTTGCTTTTATCGACCAAAAATCAGGTTGGGTTATTGTAAATAGTGCCAGCTTCAATAAAGCGGAAGAACTACTTGCACTACTGCGTAAATCTCTGGGCACGCTTCCTGTTGTACCTGCGTTTGCAAACTATGATTTAGACTTACAGCTAACACACTGGCTCACCGAGTTTAGTGCACCTGAAGGCTTTGCAATAGGCACCGACGCTGAGTTGCAAGAGCCAGACGACAACGGTGCTCAAGTCAAGTTAAAACAACATGACCTTTCATCAGACGAAATCAAAACGCACCTAGAAAACGGTAAGCGTGTGACTAAACTCGCATTAGATTGGCGTGAGCGCGTGAAATTCGTTTTACAAAACGATGGTACGTTAAAGCGTTTAAGCTATGCAGAAACACTTAAGGACCAGAATGCGGATATTCCGAAAGAAGATCTAGCCGTTAAACTTGATGCTGACTTTATTTTGGTCTCGGAAGAAATCAAAGAGTTGTTAGAAGATCTAACCAAAGGCCTTGGTGACGACGAAAGCCTAGAGTCTTAA
- a CDS encoding sensor histidine kinase — protein sequence MLQKSLSKKLLTNVLSVYFLLTFVVTCGQIIAEYVNTKDYIRNELTMLQKTFSRSLTRAIWELNTKQTVTTAEGLLAIPMIEGIIVRDDSGEIISQLGRSLDIHELYSQQLVQEEAIIEDTPSGLFGYTFPLIFEFSGRATQVGDVTLFSSREVVFSRIMISIYFLIGNAMIKTTFLIILFLIAFRKLLTEPLTDLTEQIEDFEVDNVDGHKIDIGTKERNELKIMEEAFNKLIDKVSEYRKKLDQTQKELLISNEKLDQHNIQLEQEVARKTSNLSQAMMDLQQQKYELEKQKLTLTEEIDLRKQTEEELLTKQKELEKYVDELNMAQERLVGSEKMAALGGLVAGITHDINTPVGIGVTATSFLQERLDQLEAAYNGKTLSPKALEEFISEAKQSASLLTTNLDRASELVASFKQIAVDQASEAIRTINFKQYLGEVIRSLHPKLKKTHHQVNIECPENMTLNLPAGAISQIFTNLIMNSLIHGFENQEQGQIDIKIKEDNGMVNIVYKDNGKGVSKAQLDRLFDPFFTTKRDQGGSGLGTHITLNLVKQTLNGDIEVNSEEGKGLTYYISFPKDLQKPMAMFS from the coding sequence ATGCTGCAAAAAAGCCTCTCAAAAAAATTGCTCACCAATGTGCTGTCGGTTTACTTCCTTCTAACCTTTGTCGTCACATGTGGTCAAATCATTGCTGAATACGTCAATACCAAAGACTATATTCGTAATGAACTTACCATGCTGCAAAAAACCTTTAGCCGAAGCTTGACCCGCGCTATTTGGGAACTTAATACAAAGCAAACTGTTACTACAGCAGAAGGCTTGCTCGCGATCCCTATGATCGAAGGGATTATTGTACGTGATGACAGTGGGGAAATTATTTCACAACTCGGTCGCTCGTTAGATATTCACGAACTTTACAGTCAGCAGCTTGTTCAAGAAGAAGCAATAATTGAAGATACGCCATCCGGTTTGTTTGGTTACACCTTTCCGTTGATTTTTGAATTCTCGGGACGCGCAACGCAAGTCGGTGACGTGACACTATTCTCTAGTCGAGAGGTCGTCTTTAGTCGCATCATGATCTCAATTTACTTTTTGATAGGCAATGCAATGATAAAGACAACGTTCTTGATCATTCTATTTTTAATTGCCTTTAGAAAGCTACTTACTGAACCGCTAACCGATCTCACCGAGCAAATAGAAGATTTTGAAGTCGACAACGTTGATGGTCATAAGATTGATATCGGAACCAAAGAGCGCAACGAGCTTAAGATCATGGAAGAGGCGTTTAATAAGCTGATTGACAAGGTCTCTGAATATCGGAAAAAACTCGATCAAACTCAAAAGGAGCTGCTGATCAGCAATGAAAAGCTTGATCAACATAATATTCAGTTGGAGCAAGAGGTCGCACGGAAGACCTCAAACCTTAGCCAAGCGATGATGGATCTCCAGCAACAAAAGTATGAATTAGAAAAGCAGAAGTTAACGCTCACAGAAGAAATTGATTTAAGAAAACAAACAGAAGAAGAGCTACTAACAAAACAAAAAGAGCTTGAGAAATACGTAGATGAGCTGAATATGGCACAAGAGCGCTTAGTGGGCTCTGAAAAAATGGCGGCACTCGGCGGCCTTGTTGCCGGTATTACGCACGATATTAATACTCCTGTTGGTATTGGCGTGACTGCGACGTCGTTCTTGCAGGAGCGCTTAGATCAGCTTGAAGCGGCGTACAACGGAAAAACCTTATCACCAAAAGCGTTAGAAGAATTCATTAGTGAAGCAAAGCAAAGTGCTAGCCTACTTACCACCAATTTAGACCGCGCCTCAGAACTCGTGGCGAGTTTTAAACAAATTGCAGTCGATCAGGCCAGTGAAGCGATTCGTACCATTAACTTTAAACAATACCTCGGTGAAGTGATCCGCTCATTACACCCAAAATTGAAGAAAACTCATCATCAAGTGAATATTGAATGCCCTGAAAACATGACACTAAACTTACCAGCGGGAGCAATTAGTCAAATATTCACGAACCTTATCATGAATTCTTTGATCCATGGTTTTGAGAATCAAGAGCAAGGCCAAATTGATATTAAAATTAAAGAAGACAACGGTATGGTAAATATCGTCTACAAAGACAACGGCAAGGGCGTAAGTAAAGCCCAACTAGACCGGTTGTTTGACCCCTTCTTTACGACCAAACGCGATCAAGGTGGCAGTGGGCTTGGTACCCATATTACCCTAAACCTCGTAAAACAAACCTTGAATGGGGATATCGAAGTAAATAGTGAAGAAGGCAAGGGTCTCACCTACTACATCAGCTTCCCAAAAGACTTACAAAAGCCAATGGCGATGTTTAGCTAA